The Terriglobia bacterium genome includes a window with the following:
- the rpsL gene encoding 30S ribosomal protein S12 — translation MPTISQLVRIGRETVKNRTKSPALVSCPQRRGVCTRVYTSTPKKPNSALRKVARVRLTNGIEVTTYIPGVGHNLQEHSIVMIRGGRVKDLPGVRYHVIRGTLDAMGVEGRRKSRSKYGAKRPKS, via the coding sequence GTGCCGACGATCAGCCAGCTGGTTCGCATCGGGCGGGAGACGGTCAAGAACCGCACCAAGAGCCCGGCCCTCGTGTCGTGCCCGCAACGGCGCGGGGTCTGCACCCGGGTGTACACGTCGACCCCCAAGAAGCCGAACTCCGCCCTCCGAAAGGTCGCGCGGGTCCGACTCACGAACGGCATCGAGGTCACGACCTACATCCCCGGGGTGGGGCACAATCTCCAGGAGCACTCCATCGTGATGATCCGCGGCGGCCGCGTGAAGGACCTGCCGGGAGTGCGCTACCACGTCATCCGCGGCACGCTGGACGCCATGGGCGTCGAGGGACGGCGGAAGAGCCGGTCGAAGTACGGCGCGAAGCGGCCGAAGTCCTAG
- the rpsG gene encoding 30S ribosomal protein S7 produces the protein MPRRGYVAKREVLPDPVFQSPLVTKFISCLMHDGKKAVAEGIFYGAMDIVQERTKEDPVKIFRKALDNVKPVLEVKSRRVGGSNYQVPVEVRPERRTALAIRWLIGYSRDRGEKSMQEKLANEVLDASALRGGAFKKKEDTHKMAEANKAFAHYRW, from the coding sequence ATGCCCAGACGAGGGTACGTGGCGAAGCGGGAGGTGCTCCCGGATCCCGTGTTCCAGTCGCCGCTGGTGACCAAGTTCATCAGCTGCCTGATGCACGACGGCAAGAAGGCCGTGGCGGAGGGGATCTTCTACGGTGCGATGGACATCGTCCAGGAGCGCACGAAGGAAGACCCGGTCAAGATCTTCCGCAAGGCTCTCGACAACGTGAAGCCGGTCCTCGAGGTGAAGTCGCGGCGCGTGGGCGGGTCGAACTACCAGGTCCCCGTGGAGGTCCGGCCGGAGCGCCGGACCGCACTGGCGATCCGCTGGCTGATCGGGTATTCCCGCGATCGCGGCGAGAAGTCCATGCAGGAGAAGCTCGCCAATGAAGTGCTGGACGCCTCGGCGCTCCGAGGCGGCGCGTTCAAGAAGAAGGAAGACACCCACAAAATGGCGGAGGCGAACAAGGCGTTCGCGCACTATCGCTGGTAG